One genomic region from Nostoc sphaeroides encodes:
- a CDS encoding KGK domain-containing protein yields the protein MEDGFERLNHDEVVSIEPDTFNKLNIAKTFKVRDLITAIKEYIGADEADEVNLYTQGLNCEVLQFSTQGWKKGKVRLALEFCPEDSESPLDEIFQRLKQVEN from the coding sequence ATGGAAGATGGATTCGAGAGACTAAACCATGATGAAGTTGTGTCTATAGAACCAGACACTTTTAATAAGTTAAATATTGCTAAAACTTTTAAAGTCCGTGATTTGATTACAGCAATTAAAGAATATATTGGAGCAGACGAGGCAGATGAAGTAAATTTGTATACCCAAGGATTAAATTGTGAGGTTTTGCAATTCAGTACTCAGGGGTGGAAAAAAGGAAAAGTTAGACTTGCTTTAGAATTTTGTCCTGAAGATTCGGAATCACCACTTGATGAAATTTTTCAAAGACTCAAACAAGTAGAAAATTAA
- the ccsB gene encoding c-type cytochrome biogenesis protein CcsB, which produces MNLVVLQNWLDNASFAILFLTMLVYWGGAAFPNLPYLAALGTAGMAIANLCIATLLGARWIEAGYFPLSNLYESLFFLTWGITAVHLIAENSSRSRLVGVATAPVAMAITAFATMTLPSQMQASEPLVPALKSNWLMMHVSVMMLSYSALMVGSLLAIAFLVVTRGQNIQLQGSSVGTGGYRSNGYRLNKASELISQSPAPAVENNGFARFESSSNGNGNGNTAVLNLITTPESQAVASAEPLSPQRLSLAETLDNISYRIIGLGFPLLTIGIIAGGVWANEAWGSYWSWDPKETWALITWLVFAAYLHARITRGWQGRSPAILASTGLLVVWVCYLGVNLLGKGLHSYGWFF; this is translated from the coding sequence ATGAATTTGGTTGTACTCCAGAACTGGCTGGACAATGCCTCCTTTGCCATTTTATTTCTAACAATGCTGGTGTATTGGGGAGGAGCGGCTTTTCCGAATCTGCCTTATCTAGCCGCTTTGGGGACAGCTGGGATGGCGATCGCTAATTTGTGCATAGCTACTCTATTAGGGGCACGATGGATCGAAGCTGGTTACTTTCCCTTAAGTAATCTCTATGAATCCCTGTTTTTCTTAACTTGGGGAATTACCGCAGTCCATCTAATTGCTGAAAATAGTAGCCGTAGCCGCTTAGTAGGAGTTGCAACAGCTCCGGTGGCAATGGCTATTACTGCTTTTGCTACTATGACACTACCATCCCAGATGCAAGCGTCAGAACCCTTAGTACCTGCCTTGAAGTCAAATTGGCTGATGATGCATGTCAGCGTTATGATGTTGAGTTATTCTGCTTTGATGGTGGGTTCGTTATTAGCGATCGCTTTTTTAGTTGTGACTCGCGGTCAAAATATTCAACTACAAGGCAGTTCTGTTGGTACTGGTGGCTATCGCAGCAACGGCTACCGCTTAAACAAAGCATCTGAACTAATTTCTCAATCACCAGCCCCTGCTGTCGAAAATAACGGCTTTGCCCGTTTTGAAAGTAGTAGCAACGGCAACGGTAACGGTAACACTGCTGTTTTGAATTTAATAACTACCCCTGAATCTCAAGCTGTAGCATCTGCCGAACCCCTTTCACCCCAGCGCCTTAGCCTTGCCGAAACCCTCGACAACATCAGCTATCGCATCATCGGACTAGGATTTCCCCTGCTGACAATTGGCATTATTGCCGGTGGCGTTTGGGCTAACGAAGCTTGGGGTTCCTACTGGAGTTGGGATCCCAAAGAAACTTGGGCATTAATTACCTGGTTAGTGTTCGCCGCCTACCTTCACGCCAGAATTACTCGTGGTTGGCAAGGGCGCAGTCCCGCAATTTTAGCCTCCACCGGCTTGCTTGTGGTTTGGGTTTGCTATCTGGGTGTGAATCTTTTGGGTAAAGGTTTACATTCTTACGGTTGGTTTTTCTAA
- a CDS encoding DUF3352 domain-containing protein has translation MAPPLVSVPMKKNKKPSLVLTLSAAGLLIGAGSAAYWLLSQRQRSSSDLLVGANIIPGDALFAVSLTTDPQQWQKLREFGTKETQAELDRNLVELRDRFLTNNGYDFQKDIAPWVGNDVTIAILAPAIASKPAPKPVTTNEDAVSDQQSMVMVLPVKNPEIAKNILAQPKTLKQGKWIDRIYQGIAIKQSEGQAGENICAALLDGRFLVITDSPKATERAIDAYKNQTSLATTGGFAENLPKIANYQRFGQFYVNVPTAAKIAAASPNRPIPAQVLAQLQNNQGLAGTMILEAEGIRFKGVSWLNPNSQRVLAVENKAGQMQSRLPAETLMMLSGGNLQRLWGDYVLTSQGNPLSPIAPEQLRNGIKSLTTLDLDKDLLSWMKGEFSLSLIPTTPKQGSPDDFRMGLVFMVQGSDHNSAETSIKQLDDVMRNQYQFQVQPAKVAGQPVVNWVSPYGTLTATHGWLDGDVAFLVVGAPVTEKILPKPNNTLASTIPFQKTVPTDPNPTNGQFFLDVERTVKNFPLPTLIPNQQAWLDATRSIGMTSAVSDSRSNIYDIFLTLKKVSNTTPLPSPESNKNNSVK, from the coding sequence ATGGCACCGCCTCTTGTGTCTGTTCCGATGAAGAAAAATAAGAAACCGTCTCTGGTGCTGACGCTCTCGGCTGCTGGGCTATTGATTGGTGCGGGAAGTGCAGCATACTGGTTATTAAGCCAGAGACAACGATCTTCTAGCGATTTGCTAGTGGGTGCAAATATTATTCCTGGTGATGCCCTATTTGCGGTTTCTCTGACAACAGATCCCCAGCAGTGGCAGAAATTGCGGGAGTTTGGCACAAAAGAAACCCAAGCAGAACTGGACAGAAATTTAGTAGAATTGCGCGATCGCTTTCTCACTAATAATGGTTACGACTTCCAGAAAGATATCGCTCCTTGGGTAGGTAATGACGTTACAATCGCAATTCTTGCCCCAGCAATAGCAAGTAAACCTGCACCCAAACCAGTTACCACCAATGAAGATGCTGTCAGTGATCAGCAGTCGATGGTAATGGTATTACCAGTGAAAAATCCAGAAATCGCCAAAAACATTTTGGCACAACCCAAAACCCTAAAACAAGGCAAATGGATTGACCGTATTTATCAAGGAATCGCCATTAAACAAAGTGAGGGACAAGCAGGAGAAAACATCTGTGCAGCATTACTAGATGGGCGTTTTTTAGTTATAACTGATAGCCCCAAAGCCACAGAACGAGCGATCGATGCTTATAAAAATCAAACATCCCTAGCGACAACAGGGGGCTTTGCTGAGAATTTGCCAAAAATTGCCAACTACCAACGCTTTGGCCAGTTTTACGTAAATGTGCCAACAGCAGCTAAAATAGCCGCAGCTTCTCCAAACCGCCCAATACCAGCTCAAGTTTTGGCTCAACTGCAAAATAACCAAGGTTTAGCGGGGACAATGATCTTAGAGGCAGAAGGAATCCGGTTCAAGGGCGTTTCTTGGTTAAACCCTAATAGTCAACGGGTGCTGGCGGTAGAAAACAAAGCTGGGCAAATGCAAAGCCGCCTACCAGCAGAAACCTTAATGATGCTTTCGGGGGGAAACTTACAGAGGTTGTGGGGAGATTACGTTTTAACATCTCAAGGAAATCCCCTCTCGCCGATCGCACCAGAACAACTTAGAAATGGGATAAAATCTCTTACCACTCTCGATTTAGATAAGGATTTGCTCAGTTGGATGAAAGGCGAGTTTTCCTTATCACTAATTCCTACTACTCCCAAACAAGGTTCACCAGATGATTTTCGTATGGGTTTGGTGTTCATGGTACAGGGAAGCGATCACAATTCAGCTGAAACATCCATAAAACAGCTGGATGACGTGATGAGAAATCAATACCAGTTCCAAGTCCAACCGGCGAAAGTCGCAGGGCAACCCGTTGTTAACTGGGTTTCACCCTATGGTACCTTAACTGCAACCCACGGCTGGTTAGATGGAGATGTCGCCTTTCTAGTAGTGGGCGCTCCCGTTACTGAGAAAATTCTTCCCAAACCCAACAACACACTAGCTAGCACGATCCCCTTCCAAAAAACAGTTCCTACAGATCCAAATCCGACAAATGGTCAATTTTTCCTGGATGTGGAACGAACTGTGAAAAATTTTCCTTTACCAACTCTAATTCCCAATCAACAAGCTTGGCTTGATGCAACGCGCTCAATTGGCATGACATCCGCCGTCAGCGACAGTCGCAGTAACATCTACGACATTTTTCTAACACTCAAAAAAGTTAGTAACACGACTCCCTTGCCTAGTCCAGAAAGTAATAAGAACAACTCTGTTAAATAG
- a CDS encoding Uma2 family endonuclease, translated as MNTVVLNLEPIAHLSDEQFYQLCIANRDLSLEMNASGELIIVPPVGGESGNQEAGLIADLEIWNRQAKLGKVFSSSTIFILPNGAKRSPDAAWVKLERWEALTPEQRKKFPPLVPDFLIELRSETDRLAPIQEKMQEYIQNGLRLGWLINPQDRQVEIYRLLKAVEVIQMPAIVSGEDILPGFELQV; from the coding sequence ATGAATACTGTTGTGCTAAATCTAGAACCGATTGCTCATTTAAGCGATGAGCAATTTTATCAATTGTGTATTGCCAATCGTGATTTAAGCCTGGAAATGAATGCATCTGGAGAATTAATAATTGTGCCACCAGTAGGAGGAGAAAGCGGAAATCAAGAAGCTGGACTGATCGCTGATTTAGAAATTTGGAATCGTCAAGCTAAATTAGGGAAAGTTTTTAGTTCTTCAACTATCTTTATACTTCCCAACGGTGCAAAACGTTCTCCTGATGCTGCTTGGGTAAAATTGGAGCGATGGGAAGCTTTAACACCAGAACAACGAAAAAAATTTCCGCCACTTGTACCCGACTTTTTGATTGAATTGCGATCGGAGACAGATCGCCTTGCACCAATTCAAGAGAAAATGCAGGAATACATTCAAAATGGTCTGCGTTTGGGTTGGCTGATTAATCCTCAAGATCGTCAAGTTGAAATTTACCGACTTTTGAAAGCTGTAGAAGTTATACAAATGCCAGCGATTGTTTCTGGAGAAGATATATTACCTGGATTTGAGTTACAGGTATAA
- a CDS encoding Uma2 family endonuclease — MIQLKTQLTLEEFLALPEGDITYELIDGEAVPKFKNDEMAPKFFHSSITGALFILLSAWAQGKGRVVIEWAIKLTRNQQNWVPVADLTYISYNRLSADWFQDEACPVAPELVIEIISPGQTFGEMTEKATDYLKAQVQRVWIIDSRAKTITIFYPDILPQTKRGTESLEDSLFEGLQITPQEIFQQARISC, encoded by the coding sequence ATGATTCAACTCAAAACCCAACTCACCCTCGAAGAATTTCTCGCACTTCCCGAAGGAGATATTACTTACGAACTCATTGATGGAGAAGCTGTTCCTAAATTCAAAAACGATGAGATGGCACCAAAATTTTTTCATAGTTCTATAACAGGTGCATTATTTATACTATTGTCTGCATGGGCGCAAGGAAAGGGGCGAGTTGTAATTGAATGGGCAATTAAGCTAACACGAAATCAACAAAACTGGGTTCCTGTAGCAGATTTGACTTATATTTCTTATAACCGTCTTTCTGCTGATTGGTTCCAAGATGAGGCTTGTCCTGTTGCACCCGAATTAGTCATTGAAATTATCTCCCCCGGTCAAACTTTCGGAGAAATGACCGAAAAAGCCACTGATTATCTAAAAGCTCAAGTTCAACGAGTTTGGATTATTGATTCTAGAGCAAAAACTATTACCATTTTTTATCCTGATATTCTCCCTCAAACCAAACGTGGTACTGAGAGTTTAGAAGATTCCTTATTTGAAGGGTTGCAAATTACACCTCAAGAAATTTTCCAACAAGCAAGAATTTCCTGCTGA
- a CDS encoding chorismate lyase, translating into MSITFTPTNNLTLPAAWHRLTPIWQGGEEVIQKSLPHTQLAPAWQLMLLGDGSPTRHLELLTGEPVEVDVIDMSLIGMDLDGAPDLIQAVPGPRLRRQVWLRTASGQRLAYATSWWEASHVDEYLQNRSLPIWASLARLRTELYRDVRGIYYGDSSALESGFDVTGPFWGRHYLFWHHGQPLTLIYEVFSPYLTKYLGAMQLN; encoded by the coding sequence TTGAGTATTACTTTTACGCCGACAAACAACTTAACACTGCCAGCAGCTTGGCATCGCCTCACTCCGATTTGGCAAGGAGGGGAGGAAGTGATTCAAAAAAGTTTACCTCATACTCAGCTAGCACCTGCTTGGCAGCTAATGCTTTTGGGTGACGGCTCTCCAACACGTCACCTAGAATTGCTTACAGGTGAGCCTGTAGAAGTAGATGTCATTGATATGTCATTGATTGGCATGGACTTAGATGGCGCTCCTGATTTAATTCAAGCTGTACCAGGCCCACGACTACGGCGACAAGTGTGGCTGCGGACTGCTTCTGGTCAACGATTAGCCTATGCTACTTCGTGGTGGGAAGCCAGTCATGTAGATGAGTATTTGCAAAATCGCTCATTACCAATTTGGGCGAGTTTAGCTCGTCTTCGCACAGAGTTGTATCGGGATGTTCGAGGGATTTACTATGGTGACTCATCGGCGCTAGAGTCTGGTTTTGATGTAACTGGGCCTTTTTGGGGTCGCCATTACTTGTTTTGGCATCATGGACAGCCATTAACTTTAATTTATGAAGTTTTTTCGCCTTATTTAACTAAATATTTGGGAGCTATGCAATTAAATTAA
- the accC gene encoding acetyl-CoA carboxylase biotin carboxylase subunit has protein sequence MKFDKILIANRGEIALRILRACEEMGIATVAVHSTVDRNALHVQLADEAVCIGEPASSKSYLNIPNIIAAALTRNATAIHPGYGFLAENARFAEICADHHIAFIGPTPEAIKLMGDKSTAKETMLKAGVPTVPGSEGLVESEEEGLKFAKEIGYPVMIKATAGGGGRGMRLVRSEDEFVKLFLAAQGEAGAAFGNSGVYIEKFIERPRHIEFQILADNYGNVIHLGERDCSIQRRNQKLLEEAPSPALDQDLREKMGQAAVKAAQFINYSGAGTIEFLLDRSGKFYFMEMNTRIQVEHPVTEMITGIDLVAEQIRIAQGERLKLTQEQVVLRGHSIECRINAEDPDHDFRPSPGRISGYLPPGGPGVRIDSHVYTDYQIPPYYDSLIGKLIVWGPDRPTAINRMKRALRECAITGLPTTIGFHQRIMETPQFLQGNVYTNFVQEMNG, from the coding sequence ATGAAGTTTGACAAAATATTAATTGCCAATCGGGGAGAAATCGCCCTTCGCATTCTCCGCGCCTGTGAAGAAATGGGGATTGCAACAGTCGCGGTTCACTCCACCGTTGACCGGAATGCTCTCCACGTCCAACTTGCTGATGAAGCGGTTTGCATTGGCGAACCTGCTAGCAGTAAAAGTTATTTGAATATTCCCAATATTATTGCTGCCGCACTGACACGCAATGCGACTGCCATTCATCCAGGTTATGGCTTTTTGGCAGAAAATGCCCGGTTTGCGGAAATTTGTGCTGACCATCATATTGCTTTTATCGGCCCAACTCCAGAAGCTATCAAGCTGATGGGCGATAAATCCACTGCCAAAGAAACCATGCTAAAAGCTGGAGTTCCGACAGTACCAGGTAGTGAGGGGTTGGTAGAATCCGAGGAAGAAGGATTAAAATTCGCCAAGGAAATCGGCTATCCAGTGATGATCAAAGCCACAGCCGGTGGTGGTGGGCGGGGTATGCGCCTAGTTCGTTCTGAAGATGAATTTGTCAAACTTTTCCTGGCAGCCCAAGGGGAAGCAGGAGCAGCTTTTGGTAATTCTGGCGTTTATATAGAAAAATTTATTGAACGTCCCCGCCACATCGAATTTCAAATTTTGGCGGATAACTACGGTAATGTCATCCACTTGGGCGAACGGGATTGCTCAATTCAGCGCCGGAATCAAAAGCTACTAGAAGAAGCACCAAGTCCGGCTCTTGACCAAGACTTGCGTGAGAAAATGGGACAAGCTGCTGTCAAAGCTGCCCAATTCATCAATTACAGTGGGGCGGGTACTATCGAATTTCTCTTGGATAGATCCGGTAAATTCTACTTTATGGAAATGAACACCCGGATTCAAGTAGAACATCCTGTAACAGAGATGATTACTGGAATAGACTTGGTTGCCGAACAAATTCGGATTGCTCAAGGGGAAAGACTCAAGCTTACGCAAGAGCAAGTAGTATTACGAGGTCATTCGATTGAGTGCCGGATCAACGCTGAAGACCCAGATCATGACTTTCGCCCTTCTCCTGGACGGATTAGTGGCTATCTTCCCCCTGGAGGCCCTGGCGTTCGCATTGATTCCCACGTTTACACAGATTACCAAATCCCGCCTTACTACGATTCTTTGATCGGCAAGTTAATTGTTTGGGGCCCAGACCGACCCACTGCTATTAACCGCATGAAACGCGCACTCCGGGAATGTGCCATCACTGGACTACCTACCACCATTGGGTTTCATCAAAGAATTATGGAAACTCCACAATTTTTGCAGGGTAATGTCTATACAAATTTTGTGCAGGAGATGAACGGCTAG
- a CDS encoding YggT family protein yields MTGVDLTAWILGPVLGLMTFLFIFRIILTWYPQVNLNRLPFNLIAWPTEPFLVPLRKLVQPIGGVDITPIIWVGIFSLAREILLGQQGLLTMLARVN; encoded by the coding sequence ATGACTGGTGTTGACCTGACTGCTTGGATTCTTGGCCCTGTATTAGGGCTGATGACATTTTTATTTATATTTCGGATCATTCTCACTTGGTATCCGCAAGTGAATCTGAATCGTTTGCCCTTTAATTTAATAGCTTGGCCCACCGAACCATTTTTAGTGCCATTGCGAAAACTGGTACAACCTATAGGCGGAGTGGATATTACACCTATTATTTGGGTTGGTATCTTTAGTCTGGCGCGAGAAATATTACTAGGTCAGCAAGGATTACTGACAATGCTAGCTCGTGTGAATTAG
- the psbX gene encoding photosystem II reaction center X protein translates to MTPSLANFLWSLLWGTAIVVIPVTVGLIFISQKDKIQRS, encoded by the coding sequence ATGACGCCTTCTTTAGCAAATTTTCTTTGGAGTCTGTTATGGGGTACTGCAATTGTTGTGATCCCCGTTACAGTTGGTCTAATTTTCATTAGCCAAAAAGATAAAATTCAGCGTTCATAA
- a CDS encoding Ycf66 family protein codes for MINFGLNSASFLAQVNFGANSASILGIFLAVAGAALYFLRTVRPELSRDQDIFFAAVGLLCGFILVFQGWRLDPILQFGQLLLVGTTVFFAVESIRLRSIATQQAKRNTPIVDDEREVSGNYSMNRNRKRYGAEMEADLDPLPYEDEEDRPVRARIRGSRDEISTRDDYYEEQPPRRSERRNSSSSERQAPSDRTRRRTSGRPVNRPSESSEEENWGSSSRQVDDWESSGGEVKKPSRRSNNGSGRPESREDDVAPRPRRRRPATDSTPRRPREDDEAIPTDYVPYNPVEMPNEGRDNSTDFDDDV; via the coding sequence ATGATAAATTTTGGGCTGAACTCAGCCAGTTTTCTGGCTCAGGTAAATTTTGGGGCAAACTCAGCCAGTATTCTAGGAATTTTCCTGGCTGTGGCTGGGGCAGCACTGTATTTTCTCCGCACTGTGCGTCCAGAATTGTCACGGGATCAAGATATCTTTTTTGCGGCAGTCGGTTTGCTCTGCGGCTTCATTCTCGTGTTTCAAGGATGGCGCTTAGACCCGATTCTACAATTTGGTCAACTGCTATTAGTTGGCACAACTGTGTTTTTTGCAGTTGAAAGTATTCGTCTGCGGAGTATAGCTACCCAGCAAGCAAAGCGCAACACTCCGATTGTGGACGATGAGCGAGAGGTAAGCGGAAATTATTCAATGAACCGCAATCGCAAGAGGTATGGGGCTGAGATGGAGGCAGACTTAGATCCACTGCCTTATGAAGATGAGGAAGATCGCCCCGTGCGTGCCCGGATTCGCGGTAGCAGGGATGAGATTTCCACTCGTGATGACTACTACGAGGAGCAACCCCCCCGTCGTTCAGAACGCCGCAACAGCAGCAGTAGTGAAAGACAGGCCCCATCTGATAGAACGCGGCGCCGGACTTCTGGGCGTCCTGTGAATCGCCCTTCTGAAAGCTCTGAAGAAGAAAATTGGGGTTCTTCATCTAGGCAAGTTGATGATTGGGAAAGTTCGGGAGGGGAAGTCAAAAAACCTTCTCGGCGTAGTAATAACGGGTCTGGGCGTCCAGAAAGCCGGGAAGATGATGTTGCTCCCAGACCAAGAAGGCGTCGTCCAGCGACTGACTCAACTCCTCGAAGACCACGCGAAGATGATGAGGCGATCCCAACTGATTATGTGCCATACAACCCGGTTGAAATGCCAAATGAGGGGCGAGATAATTCGACCGATTTTGATGACGATGTTTAA
- a CDS encoding TolB family protein — protein sequence MEKFTPTFWLQRPIHWSLVFGLTSLLASCGYNDISIGPTSLNSRYTEEQPALSGNGRFLAFVSNRNGNQQLLVFDLERQLFIGTPGINRAETIAESPSLSYTGRYIAYLTSDQGRPVVALYDRATQQSQIVTPTYRGWVRKPNISPDGRYVVFETASRGQWDIEVLDRGPNIELDIPNGATVGSPP from the coding sequence GTGGAAAAATTTACGCCTACATTTTGGCTCCAAAGACCAATTCATTGGAGCCTGGTTTTTGGTTTAACAAGTTTGCTTGCATCTTGTGGTTATAACGATATTTCTATAGGGCCTACTTCCCTCAACAGTCGCTACACTGAGGAGCAACCTGCTTTGAGTGGAAATGGGCGCTTTTTAGCGTTTGTATCTAATCGGAATGGTAATCAACAGCTACTGGTTTTCGATTTAGAGAGGCAACTGTTTATTGGTACACCGGGGATAAACCGAGCGGAGACAATTGCTGAAAGTCCTAGCTTGAGTTATACCGGGCGTTATATTGCTTATCTTACTAGTGACCAAGGTAGACCAGTAGTGGCGCTTTACGATCGCGCTACACAACAGTCGCAAATCGTCACACCAACCTATCGCGGCTGGGTCAGAAAACCAAATATTAGCCCAGATGGACGTTATGTTGTCTTTGAAACCGCCAGCCGTGGTCAGTGGGATATTGAAGTCCTAGACCGGGGGCCAAATATTGAGTTAGATATTCCTAATGGTGCAACTGTAGGTTCACCTCCGTAG
- a CDS encoding TolB family protein translates to MKRVFFIPAFLSFSLLTGCFGYPRLLSYPFDPGGRSLNSLASELNPQISGRYIVFITDRRGSQDVYMFDTVTRDLVDLPGLNSLDAIATHPSVSQDGRYVVFGASRQGRSAIFLYDRETRQSRNLTNNLQSEVRNPTISADGSRIAFESSNNGQWDVLVYDRYGQPLNIPQEPR, encoded by the coding sequence ATGAAACGTGTTTTTTTTATACCTGCATTTTTATCCTTTAGTTTATTGACTGGATGTTTTGGTTACCCTCGCCTTTTGAGTTATCCCTTTGATCCGGGGGGGCGGAGTCTCAATAGTTTAGCGTCAGAATTAAATCCCCAAATTTCTGGGAGATACATTGTTTTTATTACTGACCGACGCGGTAGCCAAGATGTTTATATGTTTGATACGGTGACTCGTGATTTGGTTGATTTGCCGGGTTTAAACTCCCTTGATGCGATCGCAACTCATCCTAGCGTTTCCCAAGATGGTCGTTATGTTGTGTTTGGTGCTAGCCGTCAGGGGCGATCGGCTATTTTTCTCTACGACAGGGAAACACGCCAATCACGCAATTTGACTAATAACCTACAATCTGAAGTTCGCAACCCTACAATTAGCGCTGATGGTAGTAGGATTGCTTTTGAATCCAGTAACAACGGTCAGTGGGATGTTTTAGTATATGACCGTTATGGACAGCCGTTGAATATACCTCAAGAACCACGTTGA
- a CDS encoding succinate dehydrogenase/fumarate reductase iron-sulfur subunit: MEVIFKVIRQQQNSSPVVQTYLVEAQAGNTILDCLNHIKWEQDGTLAFRKNCRNTICGSCAMRINGRSALACKENVGSELARLQQIPSSQSKVNPIPEITIAPLGNMPVIKDLVVDMSSFWNNLEAVAPYVSTAARQVPEREFLQTPQERSRLDQTGNCIMCGACYSECNAREVDPNFVGPHALAKAYRMVADSRDSDTKNRLESYNEGTKGVWGCTRCLYCDSVCPMEVAPLEQITKIKQEILTHKQASDSRSIRHRKVLMDLVKEGGWVDERQFGLQVVGNYFKDLRGLLSLAPLGLRMILRGKFPLSFEASEGTEQVRKLIESVQQVENKS, from the coding sequence ATGGAAGTTATTTTTAAGGTCATTCGACAGCAACAAAATTCCTCCCCAGTGGTGCAAACCTACCTTGTAGAGGCTCAAGCAGGTAATACAATTCTGGATTGCCTCAATCATATTAAGTGGGAGCAAGATGGAACTTTGGCATTTCGCAAAAATTGCCGTAATACAATTTGTGGTAGCTGTGCTATGCGAATTAATGGGCGTTCGGCTTTAGCTTGTAAGGAAAATGTTGGCAGTGAACTTGCCAGATTACAACAAATACCATCATCCCAAAGTAAAGTAAATCCCATTCCCGAAATTACGATCGCACCTCTGGGCAATATGCCCGTGATTAAAGATTTGGTTGTAGATATGAGCAGCTTCTGGAATAATCTAGAAGCAGTTGCTCCTTATGTGAGTACAGCAGCACGACAAGTACCAGAAAGAGAGTTTTTGCAAACACCACAAGAGCGATCGCGCCTCGATCAAACTGGTAACTGTATTATGTGTGGTGCATGTTACTCTGAATGCAACGCCCGTGAAGTTGATCCAAACTTTGTTGGGCCCCATGCGCTTGCCAAAGCTTACCGGATGGTAGCAGACTCCCGCGATAGCGACACCAAAAATCGTTTGGAAAGCTACAACGAAGGTACTAAAGGCGTGTGGGGTTGCACCCGTTGTTTGTACTGTGATTCAGTTTGTCCAATGGAAGTTGCACCATTAGAACAAATCACCAAAATTAAACAAGAAATTCTCACCCACAAACAAGCAAGCGATAGTCGCTCAATTCGTCACCGAAAAGTATTGATGGATTTAGTTAAAGAAGGTGGTTGGGTTGATGAACGTCAATTTGGTTTACAAGTTGTCGGCAATTACTTTAAAGATTTAAGAGGATTACTCAGTCTTGCACCCCTCGGTTTACGAATGATCCTCCGGGGTAAGTTTCCCTTGTCCTTTGAAGCTTCTGAAGGTACAGAACAAGTGCGTAAGCTCATTGAATCTGTGCAACAGGTAGAAAACAAAAGTTAA
- a CDS encoding AbrB family transcriptional regulator: protein MTETATAPLTGKALLAKVKELSTLPRRERAKQCGYYTVTKNNQVRVNLTDFYDALLSARGIPLSPEAPKDGRGREPTYRVSVHQNGQIVIGATYTKAMGLKAGDEFEIRLGYKHIHLIQLGETDKKLSSQDIDSDESDEDLEDEE from the coding sequence ATGACTGAAACTGCAACCGCGCCATTAACCGGAAAAGCACTACTTGCGAAAGTAAAAGAACTTTCCACTTTACCACGCCGAGAAAGAGCTAAACAGTGCGGCTATTACACTGTTACTAAGAATAACCAGGTTCGTGTCAATCTCACTGATTTTTATGACGCTTTGCTCTCGGCTAGAGGTATTCCTCTAAGTCCAGAAGCACCTAAAGATGGTCGTGGTCGTGAACCGACATATCGGGTTAGTGTCCATCAAAATGGTCAGATTGTGATTGGTGCGACATACACCAAAGCAATGGGCTTAAAGGCTGGAGATGAGTTTGAAATTAGATTGGGATACAAACATATTCACCTGATTCAACTCGGTGAAACTGACAAAAAACTAAGCTCACAAGATATAGACTCCGACGAATCAGACGAAGATTTGGAAGACGAAGAGTAA